Sequence from the Streptomyces sp. NBC_00358 genome:
GATCGTCACCTTGTCCTTCTCCGGTTCGGCGCACCCGACCGGCGTCAGCAGTAGACCGAGGACCAGAGCGCAGCGCGGGAGTGGTGCGGTGAGTCTTCTCATGAGTGAGGGAACCTGTACTCGGCGAGACGGGGGCGATAGGCCAGGTACGCGAGCACGCCGGCGGTGGCGAGCACGGGCAGCGCGATCGCCGGGGTGAGCGGGTCCGTCGTGCACATGGCCACTCCGATCGACGCCGTGGCCGGCGGGACCCCGATCAGTGCCGGGCCGGGGTACCGCCTGAAGTGGCGGGCGACCATGTGTCCAGTCGTACCGATCAGCAGCAGTACGACCGCCGCCGGTCCCATGAACAGGGGCCAGAGGAGACGGGGGTCGCGCCACCCCGACCTGAGCTGGTCATGGCGGGCCTGGACCTCCAACTCCTGCAGATCCCTGAGCGATTGTCTGAGGCCGCCGGTGAAGGGGACCGGGTCCCTGCCGTCGTACTCGGGCGCGTCGTCCAGTGCGGCGCGCGCCATCGCCAATGCGGGTTCCCCGTCGAGCACCGCTGGGTTGGCCATGCGCACGCACATGGCCAACTGGCCCTGAACGAACTGGAGATGGCTCAGTCCCCGCTCTCCGGCCGCGTTGCCCTCGGTCGCCGAGGTGAGGTGGGAGGTCACGCGGGCGGCGGCGTCGGCGAAGTCATCGCCGGTGCCGGTCAGGTCGATCGCCCCGGTCCGGGAGACGGCTCGGAGCGCGTCGTCCGCCTTCCCCGCTTCGTCGTAGGCCGCGCCGATGTGCTGGATGGCCGTCGTCGTGCGGTGAGCGGCGGCGATCTCCTCTCCGGCCCGGTTCGCCACCACCAGACACAGCAGCGCCATCACCGCCACCATGCCCAGCACACCCGTCCTGAGCCACCGCAGCACCACGATCGGATGGGGTACGCGCCGCCGCACGCCGGTCACGAGGCGTCCCATGGCCCACCGGCCGCACCCGCGTCGTCGAACCGACGCCCGCACTCCTCGCAGAACTTGGCCGTGGCCGACGTCGACGTCGTACCGCACCCTGGACACACGCGCGGCAACCCGGGTTCGCGGGACGGCGGGTGGCGCGGGTCGACCGGTCCTCCGGTGGTCCTGGTCGAGGTCACGCCGATTCTCTGGATCTGGCCTCGGGACACGTTCCGCCGCACGCGGAGCCGACCGTCGGGGCCCTCGACCGCGACCTCGCGCAGCAACTCAAGGCGCTCGGCGTCAGGGATGGACTCCGCGAGGCCGATCGCCAGGCGCAGTTCGCGGTCCGCGCGGTCGAGATCTCCGCGCAGTTGGGCGTCCGCGCAGGCGCGCATGGCCATGCCGAGTTCGCGTTCGTTCTCGACGCGGGTGAGGTCCAGCGAGCGGGCGACGGCGAAGCCCGGTGTCGAGCGGCGGCACACGACCATGGCCGCGCTCTCGGAGCAGGGCCGACGGGCTCCGTCGGGGAACTCGGCGTGCAGGGTGACACGGACGGCGCGCAGCGTCTCGTCGACGGTCAGGGTGTCGGGCTCGAAGCGGAGGGAGATCTGGTACTGACGGCTGTCCGGCGGCCAGGAGCCCAGTGGGATGTGCGTCTCGGTGTCACGCTGCTGGCGTGCCGCCAGCTCGGCCTCGACGGGACGGGTCTGCCGTACGAAGGCGAGCTGGAAACGGTTGTTGAGGCGCAGGCCCAGATACACCCGGGGTACGACGATCTGCTGCGCCTCGCGCATCAGGCGGGTGAAGTCCTCCGTGAGGTCGGAGATGGTCACGACGGCCTCGGCGGTGCCGTGCAGGGCCTCGGTGACGCGGAGAAGCTCGGCGTAATGCCAGTCTTCACCCAAGCCCCTGGCGTGGCAGACGAACCGGTCGGTGCACGTCGTGAGGATCTCCCCGAGTTGTTCGGGTGTCTCGTGCTCGTTCTTGCCGTCCGTGTAGAGCACCGCGTGGTGCACCGCGCCGGGGGATTCCACCGCCGCGAAGAGGTCACGGGCGCAGGCCAGCCACTGGCCGATCGCCGTGCCGCCCTCCGAGAGCTGGCGGGCGACCCGGCGCTTGGCGTCCTCCCGGGTCCGGGCGTCGACGCGGGCCAGCCCACCCGTCGCGGGGAAGACGACGTCGGCCCGGTGGTTGCCGGCGACGACCCCGAGCAGAGTGCCGTCCCGCAGGGTGTCGATGGCCGCGCACATCGCGCGTTTGGCCTCGTCCAGTTTGTAGCCGGACATGGACAACGAGCGGTCCATGATGAGGATTTCGGCGTTGGCGCGCTGCTCGGCCGCGGCCTCGGCGGACTGCGCCGTGACGGTGATCAGGGCGTCCGCGCGTCGCCCGTCGTAGGGCAGATCCGAGGATGCGTCCACTTCCAGGGTGAAGCCGAGCCCTAACGGAGACCTGTCCCCCACCGGTATCACCCGTCCGTGTCGCTGCGTCTTCTCTCCTACGGAGCGTGCTCGCTTCCTCGACGGAACGTGTCAGGAGCCTAGCCTGCCGCGTGTCCCTCCGAAACGGGTACGACCTGTTCTGCCGCGCTTTCGCGGCCATCCCCAACTCAGCTCCGGGCGCAGCCGGTTCGCCAGGTCCACCAGTGCGACGTACTCGCGCTCGGTCAGCGCGTGCGGGCCGAGGGCGCGGACCGCGTCGGACAGCTTCAGCCGGTCGTGGGTGTGCAGGAACTCCGCGTACTGGATCTCGGCACGCAGCGCGGCGGTCGCCGCCTCGTCCACGTCGAGGCCGGGCAGGGCCGCTCTCGCACGGGAGACGTCGTCCTCGGTCGGCGCCGGGTGGCCGGGCTCGGAGAGGACCATGACAAGCAGGCGCACGGCCGCCACGCGCGCCTCGCGTTCGTAGCGGAACTCCTTGGCCAGTTGTTCGGCGACGTCCACCGCCTTCGCGCGTTCGCCGGCCAGCAGCAGGACGCGGGCCAGGCCGAAACCGGCCGCGCCGAGCGCGGGGGTGGTGTCGAAGACCGTTCCGTACTGGGACCGCGCGACCACGCGGTCCCCGCGCATTTCGGCGCACAGGCCGAGGGCGAGTTGCGGTATCAGCTCACCAGGAAGGGCCCCGCGTACCTCGGTGAGCACGACGGCTGCGCGCTCCGGACGCCCTTCGGCCAGTGCGATCAGGCCGCGGTACCAGTCGGGCAGCCAGTGCCGTTCGGGCAGGCCGGCCGCCGCGAGCCGTCGTGCCGCCGACACGGCGTCCCTTCTGCGCAGGGCGAGCCGGCTCTCGGCCAGCGCGCCGCCGGACGAGCCCGTGACGCCCGGGTCGTCGGGATCGGACAGGGGCGCCGGAAGGGCGGCCGCGACGTCGCCGGGGTCCGGCGTGGAGAACGGCGCGGTCAGCTTCAGCGGCCCGTTCTCCTGTGCCTGCGCCTCGACCCAGTGGGCAAGGGGCCGGGCCGCGCCGAGCCCGCCGTGCAGCGGTTCGGGCACCGAGCCGAACAGGGCCGAGGGACGGGCCACCTGGCGACGCGTCGGCGGGGCCGCCACGACCTGCCGGATGACTCCGCTGAGCTGCTCCGCGAACTGCCGGGCCGACACGAATCGGCACCACGGCCGCTCGGGGTCCGTGGCACGGTCCAGCAGCAGATGGAGCGAGTCGACGCCCGGTGCGGAACGGTCCGTCCAACGGGCTCGGCACACCTCACGCAGGGTCATGCCCAGTCCGTAGAGGTCGAAGCCGGGGGTGGGGTGCAGATGCTCCGGATCGGTCTTCGGGGGCGCGTACGCCTTCGTGTACGCCACGACCGGCCCGGTGTCCGTCGTGTGGCTGCGCACCGCGCCGAAGTCGATGAGCCGCACCCGGTCGAGCGCGCCCGCCGGGCCCTCTTCCCGGAAGCGGATGATGTTCAGAGGCTTGACGTCGCAGTGCAGCAGACCCCGGGCATGCAGATAGTCGAGCGCCTGGAGGACGCGGACGCCGTGCGCGAGGAGGGTTTCGAGACGATCGTCGTCGCGGGCCGAGAGCGGCTCGCCCGGCACGTATTCGAGGACGAGGTGGGGCCCTTCGGGCTCGTAGCCGAGGATGCGGACGATGCTCTCGTGCCGGAGCTCGACCAGGACGTCCCGTTCGTGCAGGGCGGTCCTGGCGACGGACTTGTGCAGGGCCTTGAGGACGACGTCGGTCGCGAGATTGCGGTCGTGGGCCAGGTAGGCGGCGCCGAACGCCCCCGAGCCGAGGACGCGCACGACGTCGTAGCGATCGGCGATGGTGAGACCGTCGGGCTGGGCGAAGTCGAAACGGGTGCCGCAGTGCGGGCAGAAGCCGGCGGTCCGGCCCGGATCGGTGTCGTGGCCGCGGCCGACCGGCTGCCTGCAAGAGGGGTTGGGACAGAAGCGGTGCGCCTCGGCGACCGGGTCCGACGAGCCCAGCGGAGTGTCCGGGGCCCGCGGGGCCTGATCGGCGTCGACCAGGCCGAGGCCGTACCAGGGGTCCGGGCGTACCTGCGCCACGCCGATGCTCGCGCCGCCCCGCGCCGGCCGTTCGGCTTCCGGGGCGCGGGGCACCGACACCGTGGCGTCCCGCGGAAGCGGCTGCCGGTCGCACACGTCGCAGAAGCCCTGTTCGTCGATCGTGCCGCGCCCGCAGTCGGAGCGGTTGCACATCGGACGGTTCGTGCCCATCGGTCACCTCACCTCTCCTCGAACCGTCGGTTGACCTCGTCGATGTAGCGCTTGACCCGGGTACGGGCGATGTGGAGGTCGATCGGCTCGATCCGCAGCGCGCGGACGGCGGGGCCGTATCGCTCGGCGAGCTGCCGGTCCTCGGCGCCGAAGTGACGGGCGGCCCGGACCCGGTGCAGTTCCAGCGCGGCGGTGAGGTCCTCGTGAGCTGTGATCATCCGGCGCAGATCATGGTCGAAGAGGACCAGGGCCGCGCGGGCCTCGTCGGCCCGGTCGTGGATCGCGGTGAGCTCGTGGCCGGGTTCCGTTGCCCGGGCGACGGCCAGCCGGACCCGTAGCCGGGGCGCGGCGCGGGGCGGTAGCCGGGGCGCGGCGAAGAACCGTACGCCCCACTCCTGTTGCAACGCGGACGAGGTGTCCTCCTGTGCCGTGAGGCGGCCCACGACCGTGTCGACCTCGGCTGCGGTCACGACCCGGACGGCGTCGCCGCGCAGCGGTTCGGGGTCGAGGGAGACGTCGTAGGCGAGGCCTGCCGGTGGCACGCCCTCGAAGCCGAGGACGAGGCGGACGCCGCGCGACCGGGCGCGGGCGGCCAACTGCCCCAGCAGTTCCCGCAAGAGGGCCTCCGGGTCCTGGGCCCGGTCGACGCCGCCCACCACCAGACAGGCGGCCGGCTCGCGGCGCAGGAGCTGTCGGCGTACGTCCTGGGGGTCCCCGCCGGACAGCCCGAAACGGTCCGTGAGGTAGCCGCTGACGTCGGCGACCGACTTGCCGTGCGCGTCGTAGGCGGCGTCGAAGGTACCGAGCCCGAGGACGGTGTCCCCGGGGGCACCGGTGAGTTCGGCGTCGCTGACGCCGGCCCGGGCCGCCGGATCGGCCGTTCGCACCAGACGGACGAGCCAGGAGTCGCCCACGGCGGTCGTACCGCCGGTGCCGACGACGACGGTGCCGGACCAGTCGCTGTCGAGCAGCCGGGTGAGCTCCTGCGTGAGCGCGAGGCGGAGCGGGTCGCCCAGCACGTTGCCGGGCAACTCGCCGTGCAATGGGCCCAGTTCGTTGTTGCGGCTACCACCGGTGAACTCCTCGATCCCGGGCAGATACGTCAGTATCGTCTCGGTCGGCAGCATCCAGGCCGCCTTCGCGTCGCCGTTGACGTAGTCGGCCACCACGATGCCGATGACGTGACCGTCGAACTCGCCGCCCACCGCCATCGCCCCGGCACCCGAGTAGCCCGGCTCGATCCACGGGTCGCCCTCGCGCAACCGCTTCAGAAGGCCCCACTCGCCGCGGCGGTGCCCCGATCCCGCCAGCCGCGCGTCCGCCCCCATGCCGAACGGCTCGTCGTGGGGAAAGCCGTAGACCTGGACCGTGCCGCCGGAGATGGGAGCCTTCCACAGCCTGGTCCGGGTGCCGCAGTCGGTCGGTTCGTCGAGTTCGAGCAGTGCCACGTCGCCGCGCTGGGTGCTGTGGTCGTGCACCCACGTGCTCATGGCGACGTGCGCGGTGCGGGTCCACTCCGGGCGGCACGCCACACTGGTGATCCGCACCTGAGACGTGGTGCCCCCGGGCGCGGCTCCGGCGAACCGGACCACGTGCGCGCAGGTGAGGACATGCCGGTCGTCGAGCAGTACTCCGGCGCCACAGGGCGAACCATGCTCGTCGTCCACCCTCACGCGCCACGGACGGTCACTGTGGTGATGCAGCGCCATACGCCCAAGGTATGGCAACGAGCGCCGCGTGGAACCCGGTTGGCGAGTCCGGTTCGATCTCGGCCGTCACATCCGCACAGTGTTGGGGGCGGCGGACGCGTTCACCCGGTATCTCACCGATCTGCGGGCGGAGTTGAAGCGCCGACGCAAACCGATGACCGTTCTCGACGGGCACGGGCGGTGAATCGGTTCCTGCCGGACTTCATCTGACCGGAGCCGCGTTCACGTGCGCGGTGTCGTCACGCGCCGATTATCCGCTCGAAGTAGCCGGGCCCGGTGCGGGGGAGGACATGGAGGGCGCTCGTGTAGCGGTCGGTCCGGGTCTGCCAGGCGTGATAGCCGCTCATCCACGCGCCCATGATCTCGACGTACGTCTCCACGGCCGCCGCCGCTCGACCGCTCAGCTGCAACTGAGCGCACAGTAAGGGGAGTTGGAGGGCGAGTTCCTGAAACCGCTCGACGCGTCGTCGGACTTCCCGGCGGGCGTCGGCGACGGCCTCGGCGCGCGTGCAGCGCCGGCTGTGTTCGATGACCAGGACGAGGTTGTCCATGTCGCCGCGCGCTTCCTCCTTCTCCAACGAGTAGACGTCGTTGCACATGAAGGTGACGTCGATGGCCGTCTGCCTCATGATCCGCAACTGCGGGCTGTGGAACGCGGACGCGGGGACGGTGATGCCGGCCGCCCTCTCGCCGAGGGAGAGTGGCAGGTCGGTACCGGCGATGCCGCGTCGGACCTGGAGGTACGTCTCCATGTCCGCGGGGGTCCCGCGGAGTCGGCCTATCGCCTCGTGGGCCTGGGACGCGAAGTAGTACTCCCATTCGTGTGCGGTCCGTGTGATCCAGCCCGGATGCGCTCCGTCGGTGCTGCGCGCCCAGACGTCGGCGAACGCCCGTGAGCAGGGGTCCGCGTTGGGGCCGGGGAGGGCGCCGTGGACGATGTCGATCAGCTGCTGGCAGACGGCCGCGGCCCGGGCGGGGGCCTGGCCCAGCGAGCCGTCGAACTGGTCGTCGAAGACGAAGAACAACGCCATCGCGTCCGCGCACAGTTCCAGGGCAGCCCCTCGCGCGTAGGGGAATCCCAGCGCGGCCAGCCGCGGCATGTCCCAGGAGGTGTACCAGGCCAGCGACGGGCCGTCGCCGACAAGACCCAGGCCGTCGACCCAGTCGAGGTTGCGTCGGCGTGCGCCGTCGAGGTCGGGGCTGATCCCAGTGGGGGCGGGGAGGTCGAAGTCGATGTCCTGTGGCACGGGTTCCCTTGGCATCGGAGGAGGGTGGGCCTGTTGCGTGATCCCTGATTCGGTGTCCGAGAGGCGAGGTCGCGGGACCTGAGGTGAACGGTGGGAGGGAGTGCGCCTTGCGGTGATCGCCGTCCCGCCTCAGGCCTGCGCAGTCGGTGTGGTCAGGTCGAGGGCCAGCGGGGCCGTGTCGCCGGTGCCCAGCCGGCCGAGCGAGAAGGCCATGGACGCACTGACGGTCTCCGGCGTACGGAAGGACTCGGCATTGCCGACCTGGAGAAAGTGCTCGCTGATCGCTTCCGGAGTCGGGTCCTCCTTGAAAAGGATGCCGTCCGTGGCTCCCAGGAAGATCCGCCCGATCCGGCGGCCGGCCGCGTGGAGCAGTTCCCCGGTGCAGGGCACGCTCTCGTGGGCCAAGAACGCCACCACGGAAGCGACATGCCGGGCGGGGAACAAGGACGTGAGGAGGCCGGTCATCAAGTCGTCGCCCTGGACCGCCTCCAGGGACATCCGGGTGCCGGCGATGGGGACCACCGCGTTGACCTTGATCCCGTGCCCGGCGCCCTCGGCCGCCAGCGACTTCGTCAGCCCCAGGACGGCGCCCTTGCCCGCGGCGTAGACACTGAGTCCGGTGTCGCCGAACAGCGCGTCCGAGCAGGTGTTCACGATGCGTCCGTAACCTGCGGCGACCATGTGCGGCCAGGCAGCTCGCAGCATGTTCAACGTCCCGCCCACGTGCGTGTCCAGCACCCGGCGGCACTCGTCATCGCTGAGGTCCGTGAGCGGACGCAGGATCGAGATCCCCGCGTTGTTGACCACGATGTCCAGCCGACCCCACCGCTGGACGGCGGTGGCCACGACTGCCTGCGCACCGGCCGTGGTGGAGACGTCGTGAAGGTCCGCGACGGCCTCCCCGCCCATCGCCTGGATCTCCTCGGCCACCGCATGCGCGGGCGACGCGGACGAACCACGACCGTCGATCCCGGTACCCACGTCATTGACCACTACGTTCGCGCCCCGCGTCGCCAGGAGCATCGCGTACTCCCGGCCCAGCCCGCGCCCGGCACCGGTGACCACCGCCACGCGACGGTCGAAGGTGAGCGGATCCATTGCGTCCATCGGCCCTCCCCGAGAAGTGCCCTACCGGGTTCGCCCGGAGAGGAGCACCACGTCCAAATCGGCCTGCACGTCCGGCATCCGCCCCTCGGCGCGATCCGCCCGGGGACACGTGGGCTCCCGGCCGGAGCGGGCTGCCCGCGCTCATCGTCGAGGGGCGCCGACCCGCACCACAAGGTCCCGGCGGGGGCGTGGCGACCGTACGGAAGCACACGGCCGCATCACGCCCGCACCCAACGCTCCAGCGTGCGTCGGGTGCGCGAGCGCACGTCAATTGACCTCAAGGAGCGGACCGGCGCAGAGACCGCGTCCAACGAGTTCTTCTCCGGTCACACAAGGACGTTCACCGTCCGTCGGCTCCGCGCGACCGTCGCCGACCGGCCGACCTCAGCGGCGCCGTCATCCGGACCGGCGCCGAGTCCTGCCGCTTGGCCCGTGCCCAAGCACAGGCTGAGCCCGCCGTCGTCGGCTGCGCCGGGCGGGCCGACGGGTTCTCATTCCACCGGCCCCGGTGCGCCGGCCAGGGCCCGCGGCTCGACGCGAGGCCCTGATGGGCTCGAAACCCGGCGCTTGCGCGATTCGTTGACATGCCCCTGCCTTGTAGCTAGCT
This genomic interval carries:
- a CDS encoding tetratricopeptide repeat protein; translated protein: MGTNRPMCNRSDCGRGTIDEQGFCDVCDRQPLPRDATVSVPRAPEAERPARGGASIGVAQVRPDPWYGLGLVDADQAPRAPDTPLGSSDPVAEAHRFCPNPSCRQPVGRGHDTDPGRTAGFCPHCGTRFDFAQPDGLTIADRYDVVRVLGSGAFGAAYLAHDRNLATDVVLKALHKSVARTALHERDVLVELRHESIVRILGYEPEGPHLVLEYVPGEPLSARDDDRLETLLAHGVRVLQALDYLHARGLLHCDVKPLNIIRFREEGPAGALDRVRLIDFGAVRSHTTDTGPVVAYTKAYAPPKTDPEHLHPTPGFDLYGLGMTLREVCRARWTDRSAPGVDSLHLLLDRATDPERPWCRFVSARQFAEQLSGVIRQVVAAPPTRRQVARPSALFGSVPEPLHGGLGAARPLAHWVEAQAQENGPLKLTAPFSTPDPGDVAAALPAPLSDPDDPGVTGSSGGALAESRLALRRRDAVSAARRLAAAGLPERHWLPDWYRGLIALAEGRPERAAVVLTEVRGALPGELIPQLALGLCAEMRGDRVVARSQYGTVFDTTPALGAAGFGLARVLLLAGERAKAVDVAEQLAKEFRYEREARVAAVRLLVMVLSEPGHPAPTEDDVSRARAALPGLDVDEAATAALRAEIQYAEFLHTHDRLKLSDAVRALGPHALTEREYVALVDLANRLRPELSWGWPRKRGRTGRTRFGGTRGRLGS
- a CDS encoding trypsin-like peptidase domain-containing protein, which codes for MALHHHSDRPWRVRVDDEHGSPCGAGVLLDDRHVLTCAHVVRFAGAAPGGTTSQVRITSVACRPEWTRTAHVAMSTWVHDHSTQRGDVALLELDEPTDCGTRTRLWKAPISGGTVQVYGFPHDEPFGMGADARLAGSGHRRGEWGLLKRLREGDPWIEPGYSGAGAMAVGGEFDGHVIGIVVADYVNGDAKAAWMLPTETILTYLPGIEEFTGGSRNNELGPLHGELPGNVLGDPLRLALTQELTRLLDSDWSGTVVVGTGGTTAVGDSWLVRLVRTADPAARAGVSDAELTGAPGDTVLGLGTFDAAYDAHGKSVADVSGYLTDRFGLSGGDPQDVRRQLLRREPAACLVVGGVDRAQDPEALLRELLGQLAARARSRGVRLVLGFEGVPPAGLAYDVSLDPEPLRGDAVRVVTAAEVDTVVGRLTAQEDTSSALQQEWGVRFFAAPRLPPRAAPRLRVRLAVARATEPGHELTAIHDRADEARAALVLFDHDLRRMITAHEDLTAALELHRVRAARHFGAEDRQLAERYGPAVRALRIEPIDLHIARTRVKRYIDEVNRRFEER
- a CDS encoding vWA domain-containing protein, which gives rise to MDASSDLPYDGRRADALITVTAQSAEAAAEQRANAEILIMDRSLSMSGYKLDEAKRAMCAAIDTLRDGTLLGVVAGNHRADVVFPATGGLARVDARTREDAKRRVARQLSEGGTAIGQWLACARDLFAAVESPGAVHHAVLYTDGKNEHETPEQLGEILTTCTDRFVCHARGLGEDWHYAELLRVTEALHGTAEAVVTISDLTEDFTRLMREAQQIVVPRVYLGLRLNNRFQLAFVRQTRPVEAELAARQQRDTETHIPLGSWPPDSRQYQISLRFEPDTLTVDETLRAVRVTLHAEFPDGARRPCSESAAMVVCRRSTPGFAVARSLDLTRVENERELGMAMRACADAQLRGDLDRADRELRLAIGLAESIPDAERLELLREVAVEGPDGRLRVRRNVSRGQIQRIGVTSTRTTGGPVDPRHPPSREPGLPRVCPGCGTTSTSATAKFCEECGRRFDDAGAAGGPWDAS
- a CDS encoding SDR family NAD(P)-dependent oxidoreductase, which codes for MDAMDPLTFDRRVAVVTGAGRGLGREYAMLLATRGANVVVNDVGTGIDGRGSSASPAHAVAEEIQAMGGEAVADLHDVSTTAGAQAVVATAVQRWGRLDIVVNNAGISILRPLTDLSDDECRRVLDTHVGGTLNMLRAAWPHMVAAGYGRIVNTCSDALFGDTGLSVYAAGKGAVLGLTKSLAAEGAGHGIKVNAVVPIAGTRMSLEAVQGDDLMTGLLTSLFPARHVASVVAFLAHESVPCTGELLHAAGRRIGRIFLGATDGILFKEDPTPEAISEHFLQVGNAESFRTPETVSASMAFSLGRLGTGDTAPLALDLTTPTAQA
- a CDS encoding terpene synthase family protein; this encodes MPREPVPQDIDFDLPAPTGISPDLDGARRRNLDWVDGLGLVGDGPSLAWYTSWDMPRLAALGFPYARGAALELCADAMALFFVFDDQFDGSLGQAPARAAAVCQQLIDIVHGALPGPNADPCSRAFADVWARSTDGAHPGWITRTAHEWEYYFASQAHEAIGRLRGTPADMETYLQVRRGIAGTDLPLSLGERAAGITVPASAFHSPQLRIMRQTAIDVTFMCNDVYSLEKEEARGDMDNLVLVIEHSRRCTRAEAVADARREVRRRVERFQELALQLPLLCAQLQLSGRAAAAVETYVEIMGAWMSGYHAWQTRTDRYTSALHVLPRTGPGYFERIIGA